TCGGCCGACCAGGGCGTCCTGCTGCTCGCCGAACTGCCCCGGACGGACGTGAAATCGGTCCTGTCCTCGGTGCCCCCCCTGGTCCTCGCCGCTCACGGTGTCCAGGACCCCGGGAACCTCGGCTCGATCCTGCGGAGCGCACGGGCGCTCGGGGCCGGCGGCCTGATCGCGCTGGAAGGCTCCGCCGATCCGTTCGGGAGCCGGGCCGTCCGGGCCGCCATGGGGACCCAGTTCACCCTGCCGGCGGTCTCCTGCACCACGACGGAGTGTCTCCGGGAGGCCAGGGCCGCGGGACGGCACCTGGTGGCGGCGGACCCGGGGGCGACCGAGCCACCCATCGGCGTCGACCTCGTGCGGCCGACCGTGCTCCTCGTCGGCAACGAGGGGGCCGGCCTGCCCCGGGAGGTCCTCGACGCGGCGGACCGGCGGGTCCGCATCCCGATGGCCCCGGGCGTCTCGTCCCTGAACGTCCACGCCGCGGCGGTCGCCCTGCTGTACGAGGCCGCCCGTCAGCGCGGCTTCACCTATCCTCCCTCGCGCTCGGGATGAGACGACGGCAGGGGGAGATCAGCCTTCGGAGCGACCCCGGCCGTGCCCCGGCCGGGGTGTCGAAAGCTGCTGATCGCGGGCCAGCGGCAGCGTGAAGGTGAACACGGACCCCTGCCCGACTTCGCTCCGCACGGAGATGTCCGAGCCGTGCAGGCGCAGGATGTCCCTTACGATCGACAGCCCGATGCCGGTCCCCTCGTACTGTCGCCCGGCGCTGGCGTCCACCTGGTAGAAGCGCTCGAAGATTTTCTCCTGGGCTTCCTTCGGGATGCCGATACCGGTGTCGGCCACCTCCACCTCGAGGAAACCGCGAGGCCCCTTGCGCGCCGCCAGCGTGATGCGCCCTCCCTCCCGGTTGAACTTCACCGCGTTCGTGAGGAGATTGACGAGCACCTGGCCGATCTTCACCCGATCGCCGCGCACCACGAGCTCGTCGGTCTCGTATTGGGTCGTGACCGCGAGGTTTTTCCTGCGCATGCGCTCCCCCACCATCTCGATCGATTCGTCCACGACCTGCCACAGGGGGACGTCCTCGAGCCGCATCTGGGTCTCGCCCTTCTCGATGCGCGAGAACGACAGCAGGTTGTCGATCATCTCGATGAGCCGGTCGATGTTCTTCAGCGCCACTCCCAGGCCGCGCTCCTGCTCGGGCGTGAGCGGCCCGAGGCGGCGCTTCAGGATCATCTCCGTGTACCCCTTGATCGAGACCAGGGGCGTGTGCAGCTCGTGGGACACGTTCGCCAGGAGATTCGATTTCATCTCGTCGAGCGACTTGAGCTCGCCGTTCAGCTTCACCAGCTGCTCGTTGCGTTCCGCCAGGTCCTTCTGCGCCGTCGCCAGCTCCCGGCAGGCGGTCTCGAGCTCGGCCTTGGCCTTGGCCTGCTCCTCGAGGCTTTGACGCAGCCGATTCTCGTCCTCGATGCGCCGGGTCATGTCGCGCGCCGTGAGGATCACGCCCCATTCGTCGCCCGAGCCGGAACGCACCGGCCCGGCCAGGAGATCCACGACGGCGTGACGGGGGCGCAGGAGCTCGAGCCCCTCCGCGCGCGTCTCGCGCCGGGCAGCCGCCTCCGCGAGCAGGGCTTCGATCACGCCCGGGTCGGCGGAACGCTCCCGCAGCAGGCTTCCGAGCTCCTCCACTCCCCGTCCCAGGAGCGCGTCCCGCGGCGCTCCGAACCGATCGCAGAAGGCGCGGTTCACGAGGGTGACCTCGAGACCCTTCCCGCCATCCTCGAGGACCAGGATGCCGTCGCCCGCCGACTCGAGGGTGGCCTGCAGCCGCGCCTCACTCCCCGCCAGGGCCCTCTCGCTGCGCGCGCGGCGGGTCACGTCGGTGACCGTCCCCACGAGGGCCGGCACGCCCTGGAATTCGGTCCGCGCCCAGGCGAGACGCGCTTCCACACTGGCCGACGAGGCGGACAGGAGGAGGCAGGAGATCTCCCCGGCCGTCTCGCGCCCCGACTGGGCGCGGCGCACCACTTCAAGGACGCGGAGGAGGTCATGGGTGTGGAGGATCGTCTTGATCGACGCGCCCTCGATCTCCTCGCGCCGGACGTCCAGCATGGACGCCAGGGCCGGGTTGGCGTAGACGAGACGGTCCCCCTGCAGGACGAAGACCCCGTCGGACATCCCCTCGACCAGGCTCCGATGGCGTTCCTCCGACTCCCGCAGCCGGACCTCGAGGCTCCGCTCTGCCGACAGGTCGCGGGCCGCCACGAGCATGCCCCTCCCGTTCCCCGGCAGCCCGGCAATCGACACCTGCGCCGGGAAGGTGCTGCCGTCCCGGCGGAGCATGGTCAGGGTTTCCGAGATGCCGGCCTCGCGCAGCGACCGGCGCGCCAGCTTGGGCAGGATCCGGTCCCACTCCCCGGGATGAAACAGCGACTCGACGTGTCTCCCGGCAATGTCCTCGACCGCCCATTGCGTGAGCGCGACCGCGCCGCGGCTGAAGAACGTGACGCCCCAGTCGGAATCCGTGCCGACGACGGCCAGGTCCGGGGGGCCGGACGCCAGGCACTCTAGATCCGAGAACTGCCCGCGGGATTCCTCGAGACGTCCGCGCAGGTCCGCCACCAGGCCGTTCATCTCCCGGGCCAGCGCCCCGACGATGGGGTCGGGGTCCGCCGGCAGGTTTCCGATCAGGGGATGGCGGCGCACCTCCTCGACCAGCGCAGTGAGGCGGCGCAGCGATCGACGCAGGAGGCCGATGCCGAGGATGGCGAGCGCCACGGCGAGGACGCCGGCGAAGATGGTGACGCCGGCCACCAGGAGAAGGCTGGATTCGAGCGATGCGTCCATGGATCTCCCGTCCTCTAGGTGTCTGTCCCACCGCGCGCGAGGACGGGAAACGCCGGCGCGGGACGGGCGAAGAAGAACCCCTGCCCGTAACGCATGCCGCAGGCCCGCAGAGCCTGGTATTCCTCCGCGGTCTCGATCCCCTCCGCGATCACCCGCGTGCGCGTTCGCGCCGCGACCTGGAGCAGGGAGTGCACCAGATCCTGCTTGATCAGGCTCTGGTGGATGTTCTGGATCAGGGACATGTCGATTTTCAGGAAATCGGCCGCCACTTCGGAGACCGTCTGCAGCGAGGAATATCCGGTCCCCACGTCGTCGATCGCCACGAGGAAGCCGAGGCGGCGAAGCCGATCCAATTCGCGGCCGAAGGTCTCGAAATCCTCGATCCCGGTGCGCTCGGTGATTTCCAGCACCAGGTTGCCGGGATGCAGGTCGACCTCTTCGAGGAGGGCCTGGAGGTTCTGCTCCACCAGACCGGGGGTGCCGAGGGTCTCCGGCAGCGAATTGAGGAAGAGCTTCTTCGATCGGTCGAGCCCGCGGGCGTTGCGCAGCGCCTCCCGGCGGCACAGGATGTCGAGCTCGGAGGACAGGCGGTTTCGATCCGAGCAGGTGAACAGCGCCTTGGGCACTTCGAACGCCGTATTCGCAGGTCCGCGCGTCAGCGCCTCGTACCCCATGATGGAGGCGTCGTCCATGTCCACGATCGGCTGGTAATGGGTGGTGAGCCGTCCCTCTTGCATGATCGAACGCAGCTCGGCGGCGCGCTCGTGATGCAGGCGGTCGGCCTCCCGCAGCGTCATGCCGCGGGCCTCGCGGATCCCCTGGTACACCATCCTCTCGTACCGTGCCGTGGGATTGGGCGACACCAGAGCGTAGCCGACGGAGAAGTCGACCGGCGGAGCCGGCGGGGCCCACGGCGCGTCCGCGAGCCGGACCGCCAGGTGGGCCGCCAGGCTCCCCGCGGCGTCCGCCAGATCGGGGATCGCGATCTCCTGGCCGCCCGGGCCTTCACGGAGAAACATCGTGAAGGCGTTCCCGTACACGCCGTCGAGTGAGATCAGCGTGTTCCCGGGGAAGATCCGGCTCTTCAACGCCTTGAGGTGCGCCGCCACCCCCGCCAGGAAGCGATCACCGAATTCCCAGCCGTGCGCCTGCTCCAGGGAACCCAACGACGGAAACTCGAGGACGATGATCCCCAGCCGGCGGCCGGCGCAGTGCATTTCGATCTGGTCGAGGTGGAGGGCGTACGAGGACAGCCCGGTGATCGGGTCGCAGATCGCTCCTTTCAGACGAAGGAACGAGGCGCGCAGCCGCCGGGTGTCCTCGGCGCCGCGCGCCGGATCCGCGTCGAGGACTGGCTTCATGCGGTCGCCCCGCGTCCCAGGGTCTCGAAGATCCTCCGCACGCGCGCCAGGAGCTCCTCGCAGGAGAACGGCTTGGCGATGTAATCGAACGCCCCCTCCTGCAATCCGTGGAGCTTGTCGCGCACTTCCATCTTGATGGAGAACATCGCGACCGGGATCCCGGTCGTCTTGTCGTCGACCTTCAGCATGCGGAGGACCTGCCACCCGTCCATGCCCGGCATGTTGATGTCGAGCAGGATGAGATCGGGGGCCGCCTCTTCGAGACTGCGCAGGGCCTCCTGTCCCCCCCGGGCCTGCATGACCCGGTAGCCTCCGCCCTCAAGGACCAGGCGGGTCATGTCCAGGATGTCGGCGTCGTCGTCCACCACCATGACGATGGGAGCCGTCGTCCCCCCGGGAGCCGTCATGTGCGCCGCCCCGGGGCGTCCTCGTCCCCCTCGTCCGCCGGCCCGTCGATCGTCCGGTTGACGTAGTGGTCAATGCGCTCCTCGTCGTGAGGATCGAGGTCGACGAAGCGCACCCCGACGCCGGGAATCAGGTGGGAATGCTCCTCGTCCGCAACCTGGCGCACGACCACACCCCGGGCCTTGAGCGGCCGCTCGCCGCCGGGCCCCGGGAGCCGGAGCGACAGCGCCAGCTGAGATTGGAGAGGCAGGGGCTCGGGAATCACCAGGAACAGTCCGGTGCGGCTGATGTCCTTCAGGCGGCCGCGCTTCACGCCCGGCGGAGCGGAGACGTGGACCCAGCCGCGCGCCCCGCGCCTGCGGCCATGGCGATGGCCCGCCCGCCCCAGGGAGGTCAAGGCCAGCTCGAGGGCGCCGCTCTCCAGGGGCCGCGAGAGCGCGACGTCGGCCCCGGCCGCGCAGGAGGCGGTGACGCCATCCGTGCCGGTCACCACGAACACCGGAATGGATCGCAGCGCGGGATCCGACTTGAGCGAGCGCACGCAGGCCTCGCCGTCGAGGCCCGGCTTCTGCGCGTCCAGGAGAATCAGGTCGGGGCCGCAGGACGCCGCCTTCCGGATCACGTCGGGCCCGTCGTGCGCCCGCACGATCTCGCACCCCAGGCGTTTCAGGAACGACGATTCCAGCAGCCGGAAGAGTCCGGCATCGTCGACCACCAGAACCCGGGACAGCGTTCGCTGCATGGATGGCCTACCGGGAGGAGGCCTGCGTCCGGAAACGGCTGGATCGCGTATCTCCGCGACAGGTAGCGGCTTGCGGCTGGACGATACCATAGTCGCGTTCGCCCAATCAAGGTTCCGAAGCGACCGGATCCACGATGCGATCCGCCTCCCGGTCGCTCCTCGACGCTCCTAGTTGTTGCTCCCCTGATCCGATGCCGGCTCCGCCGCATGGGAGCCGTGAACCGCCGCGTCGCCGCCGCTGCGCTCCGTCCCGCCCTTCAGCGGAATGCCCAGCCTCTTCATCTTCTCGATGAGCGTGGTCCTCTTGATTTTCAGCAGCTCCGCCGCGCGCGTCTTGACCCAGCCGGCGTGCTCGAGGGCCTGGTAGAGCATCCGCTGCTCGTAGGTGGCCAGCACCTCGTCCAGCGAGAATCCGTCCCCCCCGACGTGCAGGACCGGCACCTCGATCAGGCCCTCGTCCAGGATCTCCCGGGGGAGGTCCTCCGGCCCCAGCACCTCCTTGCTGAACGACAGGGCCACCGCCCGCTCGATGACGTTCTCGAGCTGCCTCACGTTCCCGGGCCAGGAGAATTCCATCAGCAGCTTCATCGCCTCCGGGGCGAGGCGCTTGGCCGCGACGTTCATCTCGCCGCAGTACTTGTTCAGGAAATGCTGGATCAGGACCGGAACGTCCTCCCGCCGCTCGCGCAGGGACGGCAGCTGGATCGAGATGACGTTCAGCCGGTAGTACAGATCCTCCCGGAACCGCCCCTCCTCCATCATCGCCTTGAGGTTCACGTTGGTGGCGGCGATGATGCGCACGTCCACCTGAATCTTCTTCGTGCCTCCCAGCGGCATGAACTCCCGCTCCTGCAGGACGCGCAGTAGCTTGATCTGGAGGCTCACGCTCATGTTGCCGATCTCGTCCAGGAAGAGCGTCCCGGTGTCCGCCGCCTCGAAGCGCCCCGGCCGATCGGCGACCGCGTCGGTGAACGCCCCCTTCACGTGGCCGAACAGCTCGTCCTCGAGCAGCGAGTCGGGAATGCCGCCGCAGTTGACCGAGACGAAGGGACGATTGCGACGATCCCCGTTGAAGTGCAGCGCCCGCGCCACCAGCTCCTTTCCCGTCCCGCTCGCGCCGGTGATCAGGACCGTGCTCCGGCTGCTGGCCACCTGCTCGATGAGCGAGAAGAGGCGGCGCATCACCGGACTCTGCCCGATGATGTTGTGCACGCCGTAGGTCGTCTCCAGCTGGCGCCGCAGGTAGACGTTTTCGCGCCGCAGGTGGCTCCGCTCGAGCGCCTTGCCCACGACCAGCTCCACCTCCTCCATGCGGAAGGGCTTTACGATGTAGTCGACCGCACCCATCTTCATCGCCTTGATCGCCGTCTCCACCGAAGCGTATCCGGTGATCATGACGACCGGGAGTTCCGGCTTGGCGGAGGTGATGTCCCTGAGGACCTCCATGCCGTCCACGCGCGGCAGGACCATGTCCAGGATCACCAGATCGAACGCCTCCTCGCGCGCCGCGGCGACCGCCTTCTCGCCCGACTCGGCGGAGGAGACCCGGAATCCCGCCTCCTGCAGCGACTGGCCCAGGACCTGACGCACCCCTTCGTCGTCGTCCACCACCAGGATCTTCTCGTTCAAGGTCTCCTCCTCGAAGTGTGTCGCTCCCTCGAAGAGCAAGGGGTGTGCCAGAACTCCGACACCCGTGAAAGGAGTGGAAGCGCTTGGATTTGAGGGAGAACAGGGAAGTCGGACCTAGGCGCGCGTCAGAATGGTGACACAAAACGTCAACGGATGGAAAAAAAGCGTCAGCCGTCCGGCGGAGCGTTCCTAGCGTGCGGTGCGGCGATCGCGACCCGGCAGGCCGGCGACACGGGCTCGCCCCCGGACGATCGAACCGGGGCAGACCTCGAGGACCGGCGTGTCCATGTCCCCTTCGAAATCGCCGGTTGCCGAGAGGGACACTCGGGTCGAGACGGACATCTTGCCTCGCGCCTCCCCCTCGAGGTCGACGCTGTAGGCCTCCACGTCGGCATCGATGCGCCCCCCGCTTCGAACGCACAGGCCGCCGCGGATGGCGATCGCGCCCTGCACCGCGCCGCGCACCACCACCGGGCCGTCGCCGAGGATCCGGCCGACGATTCGCGTGTGCCTCCCGACGAGCGTCCGGCCGCCGGACGCGGCCCCCGGCGCCTCCGGGACCACGGGAAGCGCTTCTCCCGTCTCGACCTTTGGTTCGCGTTTTCGGAAGAGCACGGCGCGACCCCCCGGGACGCCGCGCAGGCGGCTAGGGAGAAGAGAATGGAGCGGGCAGCGGGACTTGAACCCGCGACACCGAGCTTGGGAAGCTCGTACTCTACCAGCTGAGCTATGCCCGCCCCTGGACAGGCTCCTAGCGGGCCGAATCTAGCATCGCCCGAAGCGCCCTGTCAAACCGCCTCCTGGATGAACCCACCGCCCAGAAGCAAATCGTCGTGGTACAGGACCACCGCCTGCCCCGGGGTGACGGCGCGCTGCGGCTGGTCGAACGCCACCCGGATCCGTCCCCCCTCGAGGGGCGTGACGACGGCCGCCGCTCCGGCGTGGCTCGATCGGATCCGGGCGGTCGCCTCGATGGGCGTCCGGGGCCTTTCAATCGACACCCAGTTCACCCGCTCGGCGACGAGCCCGCTGCGGTACTGCTCGCGATCCTCCCCCACGATGACCCGGTTGCCGACCGGGTCGAGTGCCACGACATACAGGGGCCGTCCCGATGCCACTCCGAGCCCGCGGCGCTGGCCGACGGTGTAGCCGGCGAGGCCGGTGTGTCGCCCGAGGACCCGGTCCTCGGTATCGACCAGATCTCCGGGGGGGCCCGTGTCTCCCGCCTCGCGGCGGACGAACGCCCGGTAGTCGCCATCCGGGACGAAGCAGATGTCCTGGCTGTCCGGCTTCCGGGCGTTCGGCAGCTCATGGCTCAGGGCGATCGACCGGACCTGCTCCTTCTTCATTCCGCCGAGCGGAAACACCGCCATCGCCAGCTGCTCCTGGCCGAGGTCGAAGAGAAAGTAGGACTGGTCGCGGGCCCGGTCGAGCGCCTTGAGAAGCTGAAAGCGGCCGGCCGCTGGATCCCGGCGGACGGAGGCGTAGTGCCCCGTGGCCACCGACGAGGCCCCCAGCTGGCGGGCGCGCGCCGCCAGGTGCCGGAACTTCGGGCCGCTGTTGCACTGCACGCAGGGGACGGGGGTGCGGCCGGATCGATAGTCCGACACGAAGGGATCGATCACCTCGCGCTGGAACTCCTCTTCGAGGTTCAACACGTAAAAGGGGATGTCGAGCCGGTCGGCGACCTCCCGCGCATCCTGCACGTCGCGCGGCGAGCAGCACCGTCCATAGACCGGCAGGCCGTCGCGGCTCCGGTCGTAAAGCTGCATCGACAGCCCGACGACCGACTCCCCCGCCTCCTTCAGCAGGAGGGCCGCCACCGAGGAATCGACTCCGCCGCTCATCGCCACGACCGTGCGGCCCGAGGCCGCGTCGCGGGAAGCGGCCGCCTCCGTCATGCGAGCGTCTCGAGGTCGCTCTCGATCTGGGTCAGGATCAGCATCAGCCGGGTCCCCCCGAGACGGAATTCCGTCCGGTTCTCGATTTCCGCCTGCGACACCTTGACCTCGTTGACGAACACCCCGTTGGTGCTGCCCAGGTCCTTGAGCACGACGCGCGCGCCGTGAACCTCGACACAGGCGTGCTGCCGGGAGACCTCCGTGTCGTTCAGCACGATGTCGGCCTCGCCACGACCGAGGATCATGCGCGGCCGTTCGATCAGGTAGATCCGGCCGCTGTCCTTCCCCTCCAGGACGGCCAGGGACAACCGCCGATCGGACGGCATCGCCAGGTCGCCCTGGGGCACCTTCGCGCTCTTGGAGAGAAGGTTGGCGTCCTCCGGAAGGCGCATCGTCTGGTCTCCCGGGTCGCCGCCCGCCGTGACCGTGATCGTGGTGCTGCAGTGCGGGCAGCGCAGCCGGGCCGAGGGGCGCCC
Above is a genomic segment from Candidatus Polarisedimenticolia bacterium containing:
- a CDS encoding PAS domain-containing sensor histidine kinase, translating into MDASLESSLLLVAGVTIFAGVLAVALAILGIGLLRRSLRRLTALVEEVRRHPLIGNLPADPDPIVGALAREMNGLVADLRGRLEESRGQFSDLECLASGPPDLAVVGTDSDWGVTFFSRGAVALTQWAVEDIAGRHVESLFHPGEWDRILPKLARRSLREAGISETLTMLRRDGSTFPAQVSIAGLPGNGRGMLVAARDLSAERSLEVRLRESEERHRSLVEGMSDGVFVLQGDRLVYANPALASMLDVRREEIEGASIKTILHTHDLLRVLEVVRRAQSGRETAGEISCLLLSASSASVEARLAWARTEFQGVPALVGTVTDVTRRARSERALAGSEARLQATLESAGDGILVLEDGGKGLEVTLVNRAFCDRFGAPRDALLGRGVEELGSLLRERSADPGVIEALLAEAAARRETRAEGLELLRPRHAVVDLLAGPVRSGSGDEWGVILTARDMTRRIEDENRLRQSLEEQAKAKAELETACRELATAQKDLAERNEQLVKLNGELKSLDEMKSNLLANVSHELHTPLVSIKGYTEMILKRRLGPLTPEQERGLGVALKNIDRLIEMIDNLLSFSRIEKGETQMRLEDVPLWQVVDESIEMVGERMRRKNLAVTTQYETDELVVRGDRVKIGQVLVNLLTNAVKFNREGGRITLAARKGPRGFLEVEVADTGIGIPKEAQEKIFERFYQVDASAGRQYEGTGIGLSIVRDILRLHGSDISVRSEVGQGSVFTFTLPLARDQQLSTPRPGHGRGRSEG
- the mnmA gene encoding tRNA 2-thiouridine(34) synthase MnmA, producing MTEAAASRDAASGRTVVAMSGGVDSSVAALLLKEAGESVVGLSMQLYDRSRDGLPVYGRCCSPRDVQDAREVADRLDIPFYVLNLEEEFQREVIDPFVSDYRSGRTPVPCVQCNSGPKFRHLAARARQLGASSVATGHYASVRRDPAAGRFQLLKALDRARDQSYFLFDLGQEQLAMAVFPLGGMKKEQVRSIALSHELPNARKPDSQDICFVPDGDYRAFVRREAGDTGPPGDLVDTEDRVLGRHTGLAGYTVGQRRGLGVASGRPLYVVALDPVGNRVIVGEDREQYRSGLVAERVNWVSIERPRTPIEATARIRSSHAGAAAVVTPLEGGRIRVAFDQPQRAVTPGQAVVLYHDDLLLGGGFIQEAV
- a CDS encoding sigma-54 dependent transcriptional regulator; protein product: MNEKILVVDDDEGVRQVLGQSLQEAGFRVSSAESGEKAVAAAREEAFDLVILDMVLPRVDGMEVLRDITSAKPELPVVMITGYASVETAIKAMKMGAVDYIVKPFRMEEVELVVGKALERSHLRRENVYLRRQLETTYGVHNIIGQSPVMRRLFSLIEQVASSRSTVLITGASGTGKELVARALHFNGDRRNRPFVSVNCGGIPDSLLEDELFGHVKGAFTDAVADRPGRFEAADTGTLFLDEIGNMSVSLQIKLLRVLQEREFMPLGGTKKIQVDVRIIAATNVNLKAMMEEGRFREDLYYRLNVISIQLPSLRERREDVPVLIQHFLNKYCGEMNVAAKRLAPEAMKLLMEFSWPGNVRQLENVIERAVALSFSKEVLGPEDLPREILDEGLIEVPVLHVGGDGFSLDEVLATYEQRMLYQALEHAGWVKTRAAELLKIKRTTLIEKMKRLGIPLKGGTERSGGDAAVHGSHAAEPASDQGSNN
- a CDS encoding EAL domain-containing protein, with translation MKPVLDADPARGAEDTRRLRASFLRLKGAICDPITGLSSYALHLDQIEMHCAGRRLGIIVLEFPSLGSLEQAHGWEFGDRFLAGVAAHLKALKSRIFPGNTLISLDGVYGNAFTMFLREGPGGQEIAIPDLADAAGSLAAHLAVRLADAPWAPPAPPVDFSVGYALVSPNPTARYERMVYQGIREARGMTLREADRLHHERAAELRSIMQEGRLTTHYQPIVDMDDASIMGYEALTRGPANTAFEVPKALFTCSDRNRLSSELDILCRREALRNARGLDRSKKLFLNSLPETLGTPGLVEQNLQALLEEVDLHPGNLVLEITERTGIEDFETFGRELDRLRRLGFLVAIDDVGTGYSSLQTVSEVAADFLKIDMSLIQNIHQSLIKQDLVHSLLQVAARTRTRVIAEGIETAEEYQALRACGMRYGQGFFFARPAPAFPVLARGGTDT
- a CDS encoding polymer-forming cytoskeletal protein, which translates into the protein MLFRKREPKVETGEALPVVPEAPGAASGGRTLVGRHTRIVGRILGDGPVVVRGAVQGAIAIRGGLCVRSGGRIDADVEAYSVDLEGEARGKMSVSTRVSLSATGDFEGDMDTPVLEVCPGSIVRGRARVAGLPGRDRRTAR
- a CDS encoding PilZ domain-containing protein, with amino-acid sequence MQRTLSRVLVVDDAGLFRLLESSFLKRLGCEIVRAHDGPDVIRKAASCGPDLILLDAQKPGLDGEACVRSLKSDPALRSIPVFVVTGTDGVTASCAAGADVALSRPLESGALELALTSLGRAGHRHGRRRGARGWVHVSAPPGVKRGRLKDISRTGLFLVIPEPLPLQSQLALSLRLPGPGGERPLKARGVVVRQVADEEHSHLIPGVGVRFVDLDPHDEERIDHYVNRTIDGPADEGDEDAPGRRT
- a CDS encoding response regulator, coding for MTAPGGTTAPIVMVVDDDADILDMTRLVLEGGGYRVMQARGGQEALRSLEEAAPDLILLDINMPGMDGWQVLRMLKVDDKTTGIPVAMFSIKMEVRDKLHGLQEGAFDYIAKPFSCEELLARVRRIFETLGRGATA
- a CDS encoding FHA domain-containing protein; the protein is MIVTCGGCARKYNFDEAKLAGRPSARLRCPHCSTTITVTAGGDPGDQTMRLPEDANLLSKSAKVPQGDLAMPSDRRLSLAVLEGKDSGRIYLIERPRMILGRGEADIVLNDTEVSRQHACVEVHGARVVLKDLGSTNGVFVNEVKVSQAEIENRTEFRLGGTRLMLILTQIESDLETLA
- a CDS encoding RNA methyltransferase, which codes for MSPTIKVIDSPQNALVKHARALERDRALRTSARTYLAWGVHLAEEALLARAPLRQAFLGPGLEDSTRDSGLARRLIQSGVPIVRVTARVLESIIEGSADQGVLLLAELPRTDVKSVLSSVPPLVLAAHGVQDPGNLGSILRSARALGAGGLIALEGSADPFGSRAVRAAMGTQFTLPAVSCTTTECLREARAAGRHLVAADPGATEPPIGVDLVRPTVLLVGNEGAGLPREVLDAADRRVRIPMAPGVSSLNVHAAAVALLYEAARQRGFTYPPSRSG